The following proteins are co-located in the Gloeocapsa sp. PCC 7428 genome:
- a CDS encoding PAS domain S-box protein, whose product MRSFNFSQLQRYKVALLSVAIAALLTLFLSEFVAPAIALDLDYIQLVLFVVVALSISTVAVALRQERQNAAMIQPPQTIQDSSTQANQLAGNILESITDAFFALDQEWRFIYINRHSEDIFQRSRESLLGQSIWEAFPEIVGSVYDQQYRRAMQEQVAVNFESLAPDGTQRYFEIHAYPTPAGLAVYFREMTQRKQAEMALVASESRLRRLVDSNIIGVIFWDESGQITDANDAFLKIVRSQRSDLVAGRLNWRNLTPEEQLASSEQLLNEMKASGTSSYCEKEYIRADGTRVPVLLGSVFLEASTTQGVSFVLDLTQLKQTEAALRESVSLYRTLTEVLKHHVWIARSDGFVEYVNKHWYDYSGATLDDFNQGNWSQLFHPEDVPRLQERWAKMLTTGETEGMEYRIRGADGQYRWFLGKVAPLKDARGKIIRWVGTNTDIDDRKRFIKELHRREQQFKTLAENAPDVIERIDRNYRHLYASPAIETVTGIAPEAFIGKTPEELGIPEELSRVWRSHVATVFATKQPTSYEFIYPTTKGDRYYQMRLVPEFAADGSVETVLTISRDLTELQRHQQALHESEQTLKIALETAQLGSWQLDLATMTLTSSDLCKANFGLPPTAEFTYEKLFELIHPEDRDRVRTAIATAIQNHTDYDIKYRITWVDSSLHSIVARGRTLYAADGKPLRMVGVTLLITEPNRKQESVQMLVEASAIFNAEPNYQTALRKVADLVVPTLADYCFFDIVSADNTLERIAWQHAAIEKREHFQQIQRYVPPIDAQNNPVVKVLHTGQPQFTPQVTDEWLQATALNAEHLQFLREFQPSSTISVPLVARVIARDRRLGVLTFCREARSQRHYTHEDFNLAVYLAYRTALAIDNALQYQAAEREDTRAAHLQVLNAALLEALTSTQVAELIVNQSMTLLGAANSAVSLLTDQKSHLKTIATVGYSPAALETWEYFPITLPCLLTDSIRTKEPIFLKSFDAFATRYPHLVNNAAFIDKYAFAAIPLLAEGQSIGGIALNFDTPQAFSAQDCAFMRALGAQCSAALARTHLYEAQQHTT is encoded by the coding sequence ATGCGGTCATTTAATTTTTCTCAACTACAGCGCTATAAAGTCGCGTTACTAAGTGTTGCGATCGCCGCGCTGTTGACTTTATTTTTATCCGAATTTGTTGCGCCTGCGATTGCGCTTGACTTAGACTATATACAGCTTGTTTTGTTTGTTGTTGTAGCACTCAGCATAAGCACCGTAGCAGTTGCACTTCGCCAGGAACGACAAAACGCGGCGATGATTCAACCGCCACAAACAATTCAAGACTCATCGACACAAGCAAACCAACTTGCAGGTAATATCTTAGAAAGTATCACCGATGCTTTCTTTGCGCTCGATCAGGAGTGGCGCTTTATCTACATAAATCGTCATAGTGAAGATATTTTTCAGCGATCGCGCGAATCACTTTTAGGACAATCGATTTGGGAAGCATTTCCAGAAATTGTCGGTTCCGTTTACGATCAACAATACCGCCGTGCGATGCAAGAACAAGTTGCGGTGAATTTTGAGAGTCTCGCGCCAGATGGGACTCAGCGCTACTTTGAAATTCATGCTTACCCCACACCCGCAGGTTTAGCCGTATATTTTCGCGAAATGACGCAACGCAAACAGGCGGAAATGGCATTAGTTGCGAGTGAGTCTCGCTTGCGCCGCTTGGTTGATTCTAATATAATTGGCGTCATATTTTGGGATGAAAGCGGTCAAATCACCGATGCCAACGATGCTTTTTTAAAAATTGTAAGGTCTCAGCGTTCTGATTTAGTTGCGGGGCGGTTGAATTGGCGCAACCTCACACCAGAAGAACAACTTGCGAGTAGCGAACAATTGCTGAATGAGATGAAAGCTTCTGGTACAAGTTCTTATTGTGAAAAAGAATATATTCGTGCTGATGGAACTCGCGTTCCGGTGTTACTCGGTAGTGTTTTTTTAGAAGCATCAACCACACAAGGCGTTAGCTTTGTCCTCGATTTGACGCAACTCAAACAAACCGAAGCCGCACTCCGCGAAAGTGTCAGCTTGTATCGAACTTTAACCGAAGTATTGAAACACCATGTTTGGATAGCCCGTAGCGATGGTTTTGTCGAGTATGTAAACAAGCATTGGTATGATTATTCTGGCGCGACGCTTGATGACTTTAATCAGGGAAATTGGAGTCAGCTATTTCACCCAGAAGATGTGCCACGCTTACAAGAAAGATGGGCAAAAATGCTGACAACAGGAGAAACCGAAGGTATGGAGTACCGCATACGCGGTGCAGATGGACAATATCGCTGGTTTTTGGGTAAAGTCGCACCTTTAAAAGATGCACGCGGTAAAATTATCCGTTGGGTGGGGACGAATACTGATATCGACGATCGCAAGCGGTTTATCAAAGAACTACATCGCCGAGAGCAACAGTTTAAAACCTTAGCAGAAAACGCCCCAGATGTGATTGAACGCATCGATCGCAATTACCGTCATCTCTACGCTAGTCCTGCGATTGAAACTGTAACAGGAATCGCACCGGAAGCATTTATCGGCAAAACCCCAGAAGAGTTAGGCATACCAGAAGAATTATCCCGCGTGTGGCGATCGCACGTGGCGACAGTTTTTGCTACCAAGCAACCAACAAGCTATGAGTTTATCTATCCTACTACCAAAGGCGATCGCTACTATCAAATGCGCCTTGTCCCAGAATTTGCTGCTGATGGTTCAGTCGAAACAGTTCTCACAATTTCACGCGATTTAACCGAGTTGCAACGCCATCAACAGGCGCTACACGAAAGCGAACAAACGCTCAAAATCGCCTTAGAAACCGCGCAACTAGGTTCTTGGCAATTAGACTTAGCAACAATGACGCTGACGAGTTCTGATTTGTGCAAGGCAAATTTTGGACTACCCCCCACAGCCGAGTTCACTTACGAAAAACTGTTTGAATTGATTCATCCAGAAGATCGCGATCGCGTCCGTACAGCGATCGCGACTGCAATTCAAAACCACACCGATTACGATATCAAGTACCGAATTACTTGGGTGGATAGTAGTTTGCACTCGATCGTCGCGAGAGGTCGCACTTTATACGCTGCGGATGGTAAACCGCTACGCATGGTTGGCGTGACACTCCTTATTACCGAACCCAACCGCAAACAAGAATCAGTGCAGATGCTGGTAGAAGCGAGTGCAATTTTTAACGCTGAACCCAACTATCAAACCGCACTGCGCAAAGTTGCGGATCTTGTCGTACCAACGCTTGCTGACTACTGTTTTTTTGATATTGTCAGTGCAGATAACACGCTTGAACGCATCGCCTGGCAACACGCCGCCATCGAAAAACGCGAACACTTTCAACAGATTCAGCGTTATGTACCACCAATAGATGCACAAAATAACCCTGTTGTCAAGGTCTTGCATACAGGACAACCACAATTTACACCGCAAGTTACTGATGAATGGTTGCAAGCAACCGCACTCAATGCCGAACATTTACAATTTCTGCGCGAGTTTCAGCCAAGTTCGACGATTTCAGTTCCCTTAGTCGCGCGCGTAATCGCGCGCGATCGCCGCTTGGGAGTTTTAACATTTTGTCGCGAGGCGCGATCGCAACGTCACTACACCCATGAAGATTTCAACTTAGCCGTTTATCTTGCTTACCGCACTGCTTTAGCGATCGACAACGCGCTACAGTATCAAGCAGCCGAACGCGAAGATACTCGCGCAGCGCATCTTCAAGTTTTAAATGCGGCTTTATTAGAAGCTTTAACCAGTACTCAAGTAGCCGAATTAATTGTCAATCAAAGTATGACATTATTAGGCGCAGCAAATAGCGCTGTATCGCTTTTAACCGACCAAAAGAGTCACTTAAAAACAATTGCGACAGTAGGCTATTCGCCAGCAGCACTCGAAACTTGGGAGTATTTCCCTATAACCCTACCATGTCTTCTCACCGACAGCATCCGCACAAAAGAGCCAATATTTTTAAAAAGCTTTGATGCGTTTGCAACCCGATATCCGCACTTAGTCAACAATGCTGCATTTATTGATAAGTATGCCTTCGCCGCTATTCCTTTGCTAGCTGAAGGACAAAGTATTGGCGGAATCGCCCTCAACTTCGATACTCCCCAAGCGTTCAGCGCTCAAGACTGTGCATTTATGCGCGCATTAGGTGCGCAGTGTTCCGCAGCACTCGCCCGCACTCATCTCTACGAAGCTCAACAGCACACTACCTAA